One window of the Natronomonas marina genome contains the following:
- a CDS encoding alpha/beta fold hydrolase, with translation MATRTSGPSRGVPAQDDARTVALEGERRLAYAEYGRADGDPVVFFHGTPGSRRLASLFETTARERGVRLLAVDRPGYGRSDPWPAHSVADAGAVVEAVLDDVGAATAGAVAFSGGAPYALATAATRPDRIDRVDIVAGATPPDVGEETPAVQRLLGGLARDAPSVLGGLFRGQAWLAERLDPSFVVGQYTADGAGAVADDVAAVVVADFLEAFARHRSGAVREFRETTTDWGIDFEAIDAPVRFWHGDDDTNVPLSGVRQFESRVPGAELHVLKDADHLRTLLRSVPDVLAEQVR, from the coding sequence ATGGCAACCCGGACGTCAGGTCCGTCCCGAGGAGTACCGGCACAGGACGACGCCCGAACCGTCGCCCTGGAGGGAGAGCGACGGCTCGCCTACGCGGAGTACGGCCGCGCCGACGGCGACCCCGTGGTCTTCTTCCACGGAACGCCGGGGTCCCGTCGGCTGGCGTCGCTGTTCGAGACGACTGCCCGCGAGCGGGGGGTCCGGTTGCTCGCGGTCGACCGCCCCGGATACGGGCGCTCGGACCCCTGGCCGGCGCACTCGGTGGCCGACGCGGGGGCGGTCGTCGAGGCGGTGCTGGACGACGTCGGCGCAGCGACCGCCGGGGCGGTGGCGTTCTCCGGCGGTGCCCCCTACGCGCTGGCGACGGCGGCGACGCGGCCGGACCGCATCGACCGGGTCGATATCGTCGCCGGAGCGACGCCGCCCGACGTGGGCGAGGAGACGCCCGCTGTACAGCGGCTTCTCGGGGGACTGGCCAGGGACGCGCCGTCCGTCCTCGGCGGTCTCTTCCGCGGACAGGCGTGGCTCGCCGAGCGGCTCGACCCCTCGTTCGTCGTCGGGCAGTACACGGCGGACGGTGCCGGGGCGGTAGCCGACGACGTCGCGGCGGTCGTCGTCGCCGACTTCCTCGAGGCGTTCGCCCGCCACCGCAGCGGTGCTGTCCGGGAGTTCCGGGAGACGACGACGGACTGGGGCATCGATTTCGAGGCGATAGACGCACCGGTGCGGTTCTGGCACGGGGACGACGACACGAACGTGCCGCTCTCGGGCGTCCGGCAGTTCGAATCGCGGGTCCCCGGCGCCGAACTGCACGTCCTCAAGGACGCGGACCACCTCCGGACGCTGCTCCGGAGCGTCCCCGACGTCCTGGCGGAACAGGTACGGTAG
- a CDS encoding helix-turn-helix domain-containing protein — protein MKRAEFSVTYPDRFVHPIQRRLTEVPSLGRAELLMWSPTEDATTLLWCDGGREATERAVEAVDSLLVTEFVEDVDGTYAFLRQRDYELPAALLDLVAESRAIFLPPVVFLDTGEVRFEAVGEATALSAFYGELSDLGEPTIERVREFERTHSPSSLTDRQRAALEAAVSLGYYEIPREGTVADVAAVLDCSTSTAGELVRKAEAAVVRNYTERR, from the coding sequence ATGAAACGGGCCGAGTTCTCCGTGACCTACCCCGACCGGTTCGTCCATCCCATCCAGCGGCGACTCACGGAGGTGCCGTCGCTCGGGCGGGCGGAGCTTCTGATGTGGAGTCCGACCGAGGACGCGACGACGCTACTGTGGTGTGACGGCGGGCGGGAGGCGACGGAACGGGCGGTCGAGGCGGTCGACTCGCTGCTCGTCACCGAGTTCGTCGAGGACGTCGACGGGACCTACGCGTTCCTCCGGCAGCGCGACTACGAACTGCCGGCCGCGTTGCTGGACCTGGTCGCGGAGTCGCGGGCGATATTCCTGCCGCCGGTCGTCTTCCTCGACACGGGGGAGGTACGGTTCGAGGCAGTCGGCGAGGCGACGGCGCTCAGCGCGTTCTACGGGGAACTGTCCGACCTCGGCGAACCCACCATCGAACGGGTTCGGGAGTTCGAGCGGACGCACTCGCCGTCGTCGCTCACCGACCGACAGCGAGCGGCCCTGGAGGCGGCGGTGTCGCTCGGTTACTACGAGATACCCCGCGAGGGAACGGTCGCGGACGTCGCGGCCGTTCTGGACTGCTCGACGAGTACGGCCGGCGAACTGGTCCGGAAGGCGGAGGCGGCGGTGGTCCGAAACTACACCGAACGGCGCTGA
- a CDS encoding class I SAM-dependent methyltransferase translates to MRWDVAAFDVFAPVYDLFMPAADRTALRKGLACADRELERCVEVGGGSGRVAREVGAAVVDPARGMLERARARGLETVQGSGEALPLADESVDAVLVVDALHHFPDQAAALAEAARVLAPGGVLVVREFDRSTRRGRWLARSERLVGFDSQFLTAAELEEGIDRAGLDARPVEYGFGMTVVGVKV, encoded by the coding sequence ATGCGATGGGACGTGGCAGCCTTCGACGTCTTCGCGCCGGTCTACGACCTGTTCATGCCGGCGGCCGACCGGACGGCCCTCCGGAAGGGACTGGCCTGTGCCGACCGCGAACTCGAGCGCTGCGTCGAGGTCGGCGGCGGTTCCGGCCGGGTCGCACGGGAGGTCGGTGCCGCGGTGGTCGACCCCGCCCGCGGGATGCTCGAACGGGCCCGGGCGCGCGGCCTGGAGACGGTGCAGGGCAGCGGGGAAGCGCTTCCCCTGGCGGACGAGTCGGTCGATGCCGTGCTCGTCGTCGACGCGCTCCATCACTTCCCGGACCAGGCGGCGGCGCTCGCGGAGGCCGCCCGGGTGCTGGCGCCGGGCGGCGTCCTCGTCGTCCGCGAGTTCGACCGCTCGACGCGCCGGGGGCGGTGGCTCGCACGGAGCGAACGACTGGTCGGCTTCGACTCGCAATTCCTGACCGCCGCGGAACTGGAGGAAGGCATCGACCGCGCCGGGCTCGACGCCCGCCCCGTCGAGTACGGCTTCGGGATGACCGTCGTCGGGGTCAAGGTGTGA
- a CDS encoding aryl-sulfate sulfotransferase — protein MERRRRIQVLAAVVLLSVSLLGVQALTASESRPIPDAEEGAVYPGHTLVATQSYDGFRNDNGDVRLVSPKGETVWTYDPPNAWVFDAELTENGTVLVAMGESAQAPGVECPEKYGGTPEEGTPGPFRCVHNRVVEVDFETKDVVWEYAWYDAFPTHHEVHDADRLPNGETAIVDMGNDRAFTVDQSGDITWEWNATNYISEGTPFWEEHVPGDSQDEFRRQGPESDWTHMNDIDGLENGNLLLSIRNFDVLLEVDPDTDEIANVVGEPGNHTVMNEQHNPMYVEGGTVLIADSSHGGPTGADRVVEVDAETDEIVWVYDGTGSGKKLQWPRDADRLPNGNTLITDSRNNRVLEIDENGSVVWRYSLAEQGGIVYEADRVSRPEAATYLPEEYAEVPSGRNLEGRSSANTIAEARSVVGSWAGLVFPFWVGAFEIFLLVVGSLGVIGLGVEGLLARR, from the coding sequence ATGGAGCGCCGCCGCCGCATCCAGGTCCTCGCAGCCGTCGTCCTCCTCTCGGTTTCCCTGCTCGGGGTGCAGGCGCTGACCGCGAGCGAGTCGCGCCCCATCCCCGACGCCGAGGAAGGGGCCGTCTATCCCGGCCACACGCTCGTGGCCACCCAGTCGTACGACGGGTTTCGAAACGACAACGGTGACGTCCGTCTCGTCTCCCCCAAGGGTGAGACGGTCTGGACGTACGACCCGCCGAACGCGTGGGTGTTCGACGCCGAACTCACCGAGAACGGGACGGTGCTGGTCGCCATGGGCGAAAGCGCCCAGGCGCCCGGCGTCGAGTGCCCCGAGAAGTACGGCGGGACGCCCGAGGAGGGGACACCCGGGCCCTTCCGCTGTGTCCACAACCGCGTCGTCGAAGTCGACTTCGAGACCAAGGACGTCGTCTGGGAGTACGCCTGGTACGACGCCTTCCCGACCCACCACGAGGTCCACGACGCCGACCGCCTCCCCAACGGCGAGACGGCCATCGTCGACATGGGCAACGACCGCGCGTTCACGGTCGACCAGTCGGGCGACATCACCTGGGAGTGGAACGCCACCAACTACATCTCCGAGGGGACGCCGTTCTGGGAGGAACACGTCCCCGGGGACAGCCAAGACGAGTTCCGCCGACAGGGTCCCGAGTCCGACTGGACCCACATGAACGACATCGATGGCCTGGAGAACGGTAACCTCCTGCTGTCGATCCGCAACTTCGACGTGCTGCTGGAGGTCGACCCCGACACCGACGAGATAGCGAACGTCGTCGGCGAACCCGGCAACCACACGGTGATGAACGAGCAGCACAACCCGATGTACGTCGAGGGCGGGACGGTGCTCATCGCCGACAGTTCCCACGGCGGTCCCACCGGCGCCGACCGCGTCGTCGAGGTCGACGCCGAGACCGACGAGATCGTCTGGGTCTACGACGGCACCGGCTCCGGCAAGAAGCTCCAGTGGCCCCGCGACGCCGACCGCCTCCCGAACGGCAACACGCTGATAACGGACTCCCGGAACAACCGGGTGCTGGAGATCGACGAGAACGGCTCGGTCGTCTGGCGGTACTCCCTGGCCGAACAGGGCGGTATCGTCTACGAGGCCGACCGGGTCTCCCGTCCCGAGGCCGCGACCTACCTCCCCGAGGAGTACGCCGAGGTCCCCTCCGGCCGGAACCTCGAGGGGCGGTCCAGTGCCAACACCATCGCCGAGGCCCGGTCGGTCGTCGGCTCGTGGGCCGGACTCGTTTTCCCCTTCTGGGTCGGCGCCTTCGAGATCTTCCTCCTCGTGGTTGGCTCGCTCGGCGTCATCGGGCTCGGTGTCGAGGGGCTACTCGCCCGTCGGTAG